Proteins co-encoded in one Clostridiisalibacter paucivorans DSM 22131 genomic window:
- a CDS encoding TraX family protein, producing MQTLKKGFNGYQLKIIALILMTFDHAYQGFYGVIETPQWFNILGRLVAPIFLFMLAEGMHYTHDRIKYMSRLYIASVLMSITNIIINKYTPQPGGFLVHNNIFATMFLITFFIHTGSKIREHIKSKNYKRSVLYLVLLLIPCITQVFLESFTNLVAKKFITTVIPVPFDVEGGIFAILLGIGFYLFRETKLKTSIFYIFYVSGFFSIGALFDPNWSILSIFEGVQWYMIFALVFISMYNNQKGKGGKYLFYIYYPLHIYVLTWLGIAVNYFK from the coding sequence ATGCAAACATTGAAGAAAGGATTTAACGGTTATCAATTAAAAATAATTGCTTTGATTCTAATGACATTTGATCATGCATATCAAGGATTTTATGGTGTTATAGAAACACCTCAATGGTTCAATATATTAGGTAGATTAGTGGCACCTATTTTTCTTTTTATGCTTGCTGAAGGCATGCATTATACCCATGATAGAATAAAATATATGTCAAGATTATATATTGCTTCTGTATTAATGAGTATTACAAATATAATTATCAATAAATACACGCCACAACCGGGTGGATTTTTAGTGCATAATAATATTTTTGCTACCATGTTTTTGATTACATTCTTTATTCATACAGGGAGTAAAATTAGGGAACATATAAAAAGTAAAAATTACAAAAGATCTGTGTTATATCTAGTATTATTACTAATACCATGTATAACACAGGTTTTTCTTGAAAGTTTCACTAATTTAGTAGCTAAGAAATTTATTACGACAGTTATACCAGTACCTTTTGATGTAGAAGGTGGAATATTTGCAATTTTATTGGGAATTGGATTTTATCTTTTTAGAGAAACAAAATTAAAGACAAGTATTTTCTATATATTTTATGTTTCAGGATTCTTTTCAATAGGAGCACTATTTGATCCAAATTGGTCAATATTATCGATATTTGAAGGTGTTCAATGGTATATGATTTTTGCATTAGTATTTATATCAATGTACAATAACCAAAAAGGTAAAGGTGGAAAATATCTATTTTATATCTATTACCCATTACACATATATGTATTGACTTGGCTCGGTATAGCAGTGAATTATTTTAAATAA